CAGCATCCAGTACCTGCCCGCCTCCGCGAGCGCGTCGAGCACCTGGCAGGTCACGAAGCTGACTGGTTCGGTCGCGCCCAACGGCCGCTACCTGATCGCCGAGGCGAAGGGCAGCGGCGGCACGGTCGCACTGCCGACCCCGGACGCGACCGGGACGATCGCGATGGCGGCGACCGCCGGCACGGTCGCGCTCGTGTCCGACAGTGCGCCGCTGACCTGCAAGACTGCCGCGGACTGCGCGGCTGACAGCCGGGTCAGGGATCTGGTCGGCTTCGGCGGAGCCGTTGTTCGCGAGGGCAATTCGGCGGCCGCACCGGGCAACTCGACCTCGGTCGCCCGCGCCGCCTCGCTCGCCGACACCGACGACAACGCCGCGGACTTCACGGTCGGCGACCCGACGCCCACCAACACCAAGGGCGAGACCACCGGCACCCAGCCCGGCGAACCGGGCCTGCCCGCGAAGATCCACGGCATCCAGGGCACCACGCGGATCTCGCCGTACAAGGACAAAAAAGTCGAGGACGTCACCGGCATCGTCACCGCGGTGCGTGGCTTCGGCTCGGCGCGCGGGTTCTGGATGACCGACCCGAAGCCGGACAGCGACCCGCGTACCAGCGAGGGCCTGTTCGTGTTCACCGGCTCCACCACCCCGGCGGTGGCCGCCGGCGACGCGATCACCGCGCAGGGCACGGTCAAGGAGTACTACCCGGACGCGCCGGCGACTTCCAACTATCAGTCGCTGACCGAGCTGGCCAGTGCACAGTGGACGGTCGGCTCGCACGGGAACCCGCTGCCCGCCCCGACCGTGCTGACCGCGGACCAGGTGCCGGATGTGCTGGCCCCGAACGCGGGCGGCAATATCGAACCGCTGCCGCTGGAGCCGTCGAAGTACGCGCTGGACTTCTGGGAATCGCACGAAAGCGAGATCGTCCAGATCTCCGACGCGCGCGTGGTCGGCCCGAGCAACAAGTACGGCGAGCTGTATGTGACGACGAAGCCGAACCAGAACCCGACGCCGCGCGGCGGCACTGTGTACCTCGGCTACGACAAGGTCAACACCGGGGTGCTGAAGGTACAGTCGATCATCCCATCCGCCGAGCAGGCGGCCCCGAAGGTCAACACCGGCGACGTCCTGACCGGCGTCACTTCGGGTCCGGTGGAGTACAGCAGCTACGGCGGCTACACGCTGCTCGCGACCAAGCTCGGTGCGGCGAAGGACAACAAGCTGCAGCGGGAAACCACTCGCAAGCAGCGGCCCGGCGAGCTGTCGGTGGCGACCTACAACGTCGAGAATCTCGCGCCGTCCGATTCGGACACCAAGTACGCGCAGCTCGCGCACGGCATCGTCGACAACCTCGCGACGCCGGATGTCGTTACGCTGGAAGAGATTCAGGACAACGACGGGGCGACCAACGACGGCGTTGTGGACGCCGACGCGACGCTGAAGAAGTTCACCGACGCGATCGTCGCCGCCGGTGGCCCGCGCTACCAGTGGCGGCAGATCGACCCGGTCAACGACAAGGACGGCGGCCAGCCGGGCGGCAACATCCGGGTCGGTTTCCTGTTCAACCCGGCTCGGGTGTCCTTCGTGGACCGGCCGGGCGGCAGCCCGACAGCGTCGGTCGGCGTGCTGTCCGACCACGGCAAGGCGCACCTGACGCAGTCGCCTGGCCGGGTCGACCCGGGCAACGACGCGTGGCAGGACAGCCGCAAGCCGCTGGCCGGAGAGTTCGTGTTCCGCGGCCGCACCGTGTTCGTGATCGCCAACCACTTCAACTCCAAGGGCGGCGACCAGCCGACGCACGGCCGCTACCAGCCGCCGACGCGCAGCTCCGAGGTACAGCGCCAAAAGCAGGCGACTGTGCTGCAGGGATTCGTGTCGCAGCTGCTCACCGCGGACCCGCGCGCCAACGTCGTGGTCGCCGGCGACCTGAACGACTACCAGTTCTCGCCCGCGCTGGCGAAGCTGACCGCGGGCGGGCAGCTGAAGGACCTCATCTCGACACTGCCGCCGGCTGAGCGGTACAGCTACGTGTTCGAGGGTCAGTCGCAGGTGCTGGACCACATCCTGGCCTCGGCCGCCCCGCGCGGCGTCGATTACGACGTGGTGCACATCAACGCGGAGTTCGCCGACCAGGCGAGCGACCACGACCCGCAGGTGGTGCGGTTCCGCCCGTCGAGCGGGAACGCGCTGCAGGACTGGGGTTACGACCTGCTGGACCAGCTCGACAAGTTCCTGGGCCGCACGGCATAGCGAGTGGACCGTGAAGGGAACATTCACAGACTCAGAGTCCGTGAATGTTCCCTTCACGGCTTTTCAGCGTTTTGCGCGCCAGCCGAGCCCCAGTACGGCCTGTACCAGCTCCTGATAGCTGGGCTTGACCTCTTCCAGGTACCTCTCCAGATACTGCGGCCGCGCGGTCGTCACCGGCTGCGGATCGTCCAGCGCCTCGACGAAATTCAGCCGCGCGACGTTGTGCAGCGCCATCTTCCACCACCGGTTCGCACGTTCGCGCATTTTCTCTTCCTGCGCCTGTGCGGCGGCGAGGGCGGCATGCGCGTCCGCCAGCTGCCGTTCGATCTCGTCCGCCCGGGCGAGTTCCCAGGCACGCAGGTTTTCCGCCGAACCGCGGGCGAGGCCCACGATCTCTTTGTACCGCAACGCGGCGCTGGCGTTCTCGGCGGTCATTGCGGGCCTCCCGCGGTCGGCTCGGTTTCCGGTCGCTGGAACGGGATGATGACTTCCGGCGCGCCGTGCGTGGTGCGGTCGAAGAACAACGCCCGGCCCGGCCGCGGCGACCAGTGCACGACCTGGCCGGCGGCGAACGGCGACAGGTCGTTGCCCTGTACGTCCAGCGCGGCCCAGGTGCCGATGTCGTCGGTGCCGCCGAAGCCGAGGGTGTCCTTGAGCCGGGCTACGCTGCGCCACCAGCCGATGGTGTGGATGCCGTGCGCCGGACCGTTCTTGAGCAACGTGCGCAGGTGGTCGAGGCCGCTCTTCAGCTGTCCGACCGCCTTGGCCTCCAGCGAAGGCAACGCCGCGTCGACCCCGTACAGCAGCAGGATATGCGGCGTCATCGATTCGACGACCGACTCCAGCGCCGGGGAGAGGTCTTCGACCAGCGTCGCGTCGTGGCCTTCGGCGACCAGCCGTTCTTTCAGGTCCAGCACCGCCGCCGAACTCGCTTCGATCGGGCAGTGCAGCAAGAACTTGACCTCACCGGGCGCCAGCTGGCGGGCCAGCGACCGGGCTGCGGAGTCCATTATGGACAGCGCTTCCGCGGTCGCGCCGCCGAGCACGGCGACGTTCCGGCCGGGCACCCGCGGCAGTTCGACGCCGCACGCCGCCTCGGTGACGTCGATCGACTGGCCCAGGATCGCCCGCGGCTGCGGGCTCGGCTTGAGCTCCACGAACGCCGGGAACTGTTCCAGTACCGGCGAATGCGCGCCGTCGAACAGCCGAGGCCGGGGGAACCGGCCGGAATAGCGCTCCCACAGGTCCTTCTGCAGCTCCACGAACACGTTGTTGCTGCTCGAGTCCGGCACGTGCGCCAGCTGGTTCCCGTGCGCCACGCCGGAATCGTGGTTGATCACCGCGTGCCACTTCGGCGCGGACACCGCTGCGTTGTTCGTCTCCGACAGCACCCGGCGCGCCTTCGGCATCGCGATCCGCAGCGTGCACTGCTCGAACACGGCCGGCTTGCCCCAGAACGCTTCGATGCCGGCCACGTCCTGGCTGGCCAGCACCAGGTGGATGCCCTGCGAACGACCTCGCCGCGCGATGTCTTCGAGCAGCTGGGTCGCCTGCGCGGTGACCTGGTCGCGGCCGGCGAACAGATACTGGAACTCGTCGATCACCGCGACGATCCGCGGCCAGTGCCCACCCGGATCCTGTTCGCGCAGGTCGGCCAGGTTGGTGACCTCGTGCTCCTTCGCCGCGGCCGAACGGCGGCGCAGCTCGTCGGCGAGGAACCGCAGCAGCGCCAAGCCGAACTCGCGGTCGGTGTTCACATTGACGCCGACCAGTTTCGCGTGCGGCAGCCAACTGGAGTCCTTGCGCCCGGGCGCGAGACCGGCGAACGAGACGCCTTCCTTGAAGTCCAGCAGGTACAACGCCAGCTCGTCCGGCGTGTACCGCGCCGCCAGGCTGCCGAGCAGCGCGTACAGGAAGTTCGTTTTGCCCGAACCGCTCGGACCGCCGATCAGCGCGTGCGGGCTCGCGTCGCCGATCACCACTTCGACGGCTTCGCCCTCATGGAACCCGATCGGCGCGCGCAGTTCGCGCGCGGAGCTTTCCTGCCCGACCTCGGTCGGCATCAGGTCGGCGAACGAGCGCGGACCGCCCTGCCTGGCGATCAGCGCTTCGGCGATGTGGTTGGCGGCGCGGATGACCTGCCCGGACGGCATCGGCGGATCCAGGTCCACCACCAGGTCGGTGCCGGTCATGCTGCTGACCGCGCGGCGCTCGTCCAGCAGGCTGAGCGTTTCGATGGACGCGCTGACCGCGGTCGGCACGTCGACCAGGATCAGGCTGATCCCGGCCGCGAGCGCGCCGCTGGCGACCCGCTTGAGGTCGCGCGCGCGTTCCGGTTCGAGGGTCTCGCCGTTGCCGTAGAGCACCGCGATCCGGTACGGCTCGAGCCGCTGCTGGGTGGCTTTTCGCAGCTCCCGCAACGAAGTGTGGCCGGCCTGCATCCCGGTGGCGTGGATCCGGCGGATGTGCCCGGCCAGCTCGTCGAGCAGGTCCTCCAACCGGGTCGGGTCATACAGCGACAGCGCGCTGGTGCGGCTGAGCGGGTACAGGTCGGGCAGGATCGCGGTCAGCTGGCCGACGTCCCACAGGTGGATTTTCACCGCGCCCGGCTCGAACGTCGACAGCACCCGCATCAGCAGACCCTGCACGATCCCGTCGACGATCGGGCGGGTCTTCGGCGCCGAGGTGATAGCCAGGTGCGATTCGTCCAGCAGCGGCACCGCTACGTCGAAGGTGCGGCTGATGTCGCGCCCGGCCGTGGTCGCCGAACCGACGCGCCACAGCTGCGGCGCGGTGATTCCCCGGCTCGACCCGACCCGCCCGAGCCAGTCCGCGGGCGGCCGGCCGGCCGGGCCTGGCGCGTACGCGGCGACCAGGTCGCGCAGCGCGCCGGGCCCGGCGCTCCAGTCGGTGTAGTAGGCGGCGCGGGTGCCGCCGAGCCGGGCGAACACCTCGTGCGCGGCCGGATGCCGGGCCCACTCGGTCTGCTGCGCCGGGTCGGCGTGGTCCATGCCGACCCGGACGATCTCCTGTTCCAGCGCCAGCCGGGCAACTTCGGCCTCGGCCGTTTCGCGCGCGCCCGCGGCGGCGCCGAGGACGAGCCCGATCTGTTGCCGGACCCGGTCCAGTGCGGTCTGTACCCGGTTGCGTTGCTCGGCTGCCTTGCTGGCCATTTGGTTCCTACAGACGTGACTGGTATCCGCCCACGAGATCGTCGGCGGCGGCTAGGCGGATGAAGAGACGGTCCAGTTCCTCGTCGGCTTGCGCCAGCTGCACGGGCAGCCACGGGTCGGCCTTGGCCTGCGCGTCGACAAGGGCGCGCCGGGCGTCGCCGAGCAGCGTCCTGGCCTGCTCGGCGTGCGCCCGCCCGTCGCCGACGCCCGCTCGCACGGCGGTGAGCAACTGGTGGATTTCGGCGAGTCCCGACATAGGCGCTAGAGCCGGGCCGAGTAGGAATCGGCCGACGAGATGCCGGCCTGGATGGTGCTCTGCATGCCGCTGATCCCGTGCAGCGCCTCGGCGAGCAGGCCGTGCGCCTGGTTAACCTCGTGCTGGCTGCTGCCTTGGGTCGCCTGCTGCAGCGACAGTTGCGCTTCCTCAAGCGCGCTGGCCGCTTGCTGCAGCGCGGCGATGCTCGCGGACGCCTTCTCGTTCGCGAGCGCGATACCAGCGCGGATTTCTTCCACTCCGGCCATGGGGGCGGACTCCTCGGTGCGTCATGGGCTGGAAACGACCACGTACAAACTTAGCGTGATCACGTGTCTTCGGTAAGTAAGTGGGAACGGGAGAATCGACAAGGCCCCGGACGCGATCGGCAGTCCGGGGCCAGTCAGGCGGCGGCTTCCGGCGGCGCGCAAGAGGCTTCGAAGACCCGTGTTTCAGCCTGTTGACCTGCGGGTTCTTCAGGTGCGCGCGATCATCCGCCACCGGAGTCAAAACGGTATTCGTGACACCGGGAAACCTCTCCGAACGGGTACGAACAAGTCCGCGGCGAAGCCTAGCGGGTAGAGCTGTTCGGCCGATCCCAGCCCCGCCGGTCCGGCCGCCGGTTGCGGACAG
This sequence is a window from Amycolatopsis benzoatilytica AK 16/65. Protein-coding genes within it:
- a CDS encoding endonuclease/exonuclease/phosphatase family protein; its protein translation is MLGGAVPASAAPSADALIAEVYGGGGNSGATLTNDFVELANRGSTALALDGYSIQYLPASASASSTWQVTKLTGSVAPNGRYLIAEAKGSGGTVALPTPDATGTIAMAATAGTVALVSDSAPLTCKTAADCAADSRVRDLVGFGGAVVREGNSAAAPGNSTSVARAASLADTDDNAADFTVGDPTPTNTKGETTGTQPGEPGLPAKIHGIQGTTRISPYKDKKVEDVTGIVTAVRGFGSARGFWMTDPKPDSDPRTSEGLFVFTGSTTPAVAAGDAITAQGTVKEYYPDAPATSNYQSLTELASAQWTVGSHGNPLPAPTVLTADQVPDVLAPNAGGNIEPLPLEPSKYALDFWESHESEIVQISDARVVGPSNKYGELYVTTKPNQNPTPRGGTVYLGYDKVNTGVLKVQSIIPSAEQAAPKVNTGDVLTGVTSGPVEYSSYGGYTLLATKLGAAKDNKLQRETTRKQRPGELSVATYNVENLAPSDSDTKYAQLAHGIVDNLATPDVVTLEEIQDNDGATNDGVVDADATLKKFTDAIVAAGGPRYQWRQIDPVNDKDGGQPGGNIRVGFLFNPARVSFVDRPGGSPTASVGVLSDHGKAHLTQSPGRVDPGNDAWQDSRKPLAGEFVFRGRTVFVIANHFNSKGGDQPTHGRYQPPTRSSEVQRQKQATVLQGFVSQLLTADPRANVVVAGDLNDYQFSPALAKLTAGGQLKDLISTLPPAERYSYVFEGQSQVLDHILASAAPRGVDYDVVHINAEFADQASDHDPQVVRFRPSSGNALQDWGYDLLDQLDKFLGRTA
- a CDS encoding FtsK/SpoIIIE domain-containing protein — translated: MASKAAEQRNRVQTALDRVRQQIGLVLGAAAGARETAEAEVARLALEQEIVRVGMDHADPAQQTEWARHPAAHEVFARLGGTRAAYYTDWSAGPGALRDLVAAYAPGPAGRPPADWLGRVGSSRGITAPQLWRVGSATTAGRDISRTFDVAVPLLDESHLAITSAPKTRPIVDGIVQGLLMRVLSTFEPGAVKIHLWDVGQLTAILPDLYPLSRTSALSLYDPTRLEDLLDELAGHIRRIHATGMQAGHTSLRELRKATQQRLEPYRIAVLYGNGETLEPERARDLKRVASGALAAGISLILVDVPTAVSASIETLSLLDERRAVSSMTGTDLVVDLDPPMPSGQVIRAANHIAEALIARQGGPRSFADLMPTEVGQESSARELRAPIGFHEGEAVEVVIGDASPHALIGGPSGSGKTNFLYALLGSLAARYTPDELALYLLDFKEGVSFAGLAPGRKDSSWLPHAKLVGVNVNTDREFGLALLRFLADELRRRSAAAKEHEVTNLADLREQDPGGHWPRIVAVIDEFQYLFAGRDQVTAQATQLLEDIARRGRSQGIHLVLASQDVAGIEAFWGKPAVFEQCTLRIAMPKARRVLSETNNAAVSAPKWHAVINHDSGVAHGNQLAHVPDSSSNNVFVELQKDLWERYSGRFPRPRLFDGAHSPVLEQFPAFVELKPSPQPRAILGQSIDVTEAACGVELPRVPGRNVAVLGGATAEALSIMDSAARSLARQLAPGEVKFLLHCPIEASSAAVLDLKERLVAEGHDATLVEDLSPALESVVESMTPHILLLYGVDAALPSLEAKAVGQLKSGLDHLRTLLKNGPAHGIHTIGWWRSVARLKDTLGFGGTDDIGTWAALDVQGNDLSPFAAGQVVHWSPRPGRALFFDRTTHGAPEVIIPFQRPETEPTAGGPQ